One window of Streptomyces sp. SUK 48 genomic DNA carries:
- a CDS encoding CBS domain-containing protein, whose translation MAAGAPRIFVSHLAGVPVFDPNGDQVGRVRDLVVMLRVGKRPPRVLGLVVELSTRRRIFLPMTRISGIESGQVISTGVMNVRRFEQRPTERLVFGELLDRRVTLVETGEEATVLDMSVQQLPARRDWEIDRVFVRKGRKGGAFRRVKGETLTVDWSGVSGFSLEEHGQGAENLLATFEQLRPADLANVLHHLSPKRRAEVAAALDDDRLADVLEELPEDDQIEILGKLQEERAADVLEAMDPDDAADLLSELPEEDKERLLSLMQPGDAADMRRLMSYEEHTAGGLMTTEPIVLRPDATVADALARVRNPDLSPALAAQVYVCRPPDETPTGKYLGTAHFQRLLRDPPYTLVSSLLDDDLQPLSPDASLPVIAGFFATYDMVAAPVVDEAGSLLGAVTVDDVLDHMLPDDWRETEFHLEESPEGDKGAGHGF comes from the coding sequence ATGGCAGCCGGCGCCCCCCGGATCTTCGTCTCGCACCTCGCCGGGGTCCCCGTCTTCGATCCGAACGGCGACCAGGTGGGGCGCGTACGCGACCTTGTCGTGATGCTGCGCGTGGGCAAGAGACCCCCGCGCGTGCTCGGCCTCGTCGTCGAACTGTCCACCCGGCGCCGCATCTTCCTGCCCATGACCCGGATCAGCGGCATCGAGTCCGGCCAGGTCATCAGCACCGGGGTGATGAACGTGCGCCGCTTCGAGCAGCGGCCCACCGAGCGGCTGGTCTTCGGCGAGCTGCTGGACCGGCGGGTCACCCTGGTGGAGACCGGCGAGGAGGCCACCGTCCTCGACATGTCCGTGCAGCAGCTGCCCGCGCGCCGGGACTGGGAGATCGACCGCGTCTTCGTCCGCAAGGGCCGCAAGGGCGGCGCGTTCCGCCGGGTCAAGGGCGAGACGCTGACCGTGGACTGGTCCGGCGTCTCCGGGTTCTCGCTGGAGGAGCACGGGCAGGGCGCCGAGAACCTGCTCGCCACCTTCGAGCAGCTGCGCCCCGCCGACCTCGCCAATGTGCTGCACCACCTCTCCCCCAAGCGGCGCGCCGAGGTCGCCGCCGCGCTGGACGACGACCGGCTCGCCGACGTCCTGGAGGAGCTGCCGGAGGACGACCAGATCGAGATCCTCGGCAAGCTCCAGGAGGAGCGCGCGGCCGACGTCCTGGAGGCCATGGACCCGGACGACGCGGCCGACCTGCTCTCCGAGCTGCCGGAGGAGGACAAGGAGCGGCTGCTGAGCCTGATGCAGCCCGGCGACGCGGCCGACATGCGGCGCCTGATGTCGTACGAGGAGCACACGGCCGGCGGTCTGATGACCACCGAGCCGATCGTGCTGCGCCCGGACGCCACCGTCGCCGACGCGCTCGCCCGCGTCCGCAACCCCGACCTCTCCCCCGCGCTCGCCGCCCAGGTCTACGTCTGCCGGCCGCCGGACGAGACCCCGACCGGCAAGTACCTGGGCACCGCCCACTTCCAGCGGCTGCTGCGCGACCCCCCGTACACCCTGGTCAGCTCGCTCCTGGACGACGATCTCCAGCCACTGTCCCCGGACGCCTCGCTGCCGGTGATCGCCGGGTTCTTCGCCACCTACGACATGGTGGCCGCGCCCGTGGTGGACGAGGCCGGGTCGCTGCTGGGCGCCGTGACCGTCGACGACGTACTGGACCACATGCTGCCCGACGACTGGCGTGAGACCGAGTTCCATCTGGAGGAGAGCCCCGAGGGCGACAAGGGGGCCGGCCATGGTTTCTGA
- a CDS encoding DUF1003 domain-containing protein encodes MVSERDRERDRTPAGATAAGRPRAPRLDQPRPPRRRFLPEWDPEAFGRLSERIARFLGTGRFIVWMTIVIILWVLWNVVVPRHLRFDEYPFIFLTLALSLQASYAAPLILLAQNRQDDRDRVNLEQDRKQNERSIADTEYLTREIAALRMGLGEVATRDWIRAELQDMLKEMEERRGHGGPVVFPAERTERPPGRDADDR; translated from the coding sequence ATGGTTTCTGAGCGCGACCGCGAGCGTGACCGCACGCCCGCCGGTGCCACGGCCGCCGGCCGCCCGCGCGCGCCCCGGCTCGACCAGCCGCGCCCGCCCCGGCGCCGGTTCCTGCCCGAGTGGGACCCGGAGGCGTTCGGCCGGCTGTCGGAACGGATCGCCCGGTTCCTCGGCACCGGACGCTTCATCGTCTGGATGACGATCGTCATCATCCTCTGGGTGCTGTGGAACGTGGTGGTGCCCCGGCATCTGCGGTTCGACGAGTACCCGTTCATCTTCCTGACCCTGGCCCTGTCGCTCCAGGCGTCCTACGCCGCCCCGCTGATCCTGCTCGCGCAGAACCGGCAGGACGACCGCGACCGGGTCAACCTGGAGCAGGACCGCAAACAGAACGAGCGGTCCATCGCCGACACCGAGTATCTGACCCGGGAGATCGCGGCGCTGCGCATGGGTCTCGGCGAGGTCGCCACCCGCGACTGGATCCGGGCCGAGCTCCAGGACATGCTCAAGGAGATGGAGGAGCGGCGCGGTCACGGCGGCCCGGTCGTATTCCCGGCGGAACGGACGGAACGCCCGCCGGGACGTGACGCAGACGACCGCTGA
- a CDS encoding Mrp/NBP35 family ATP-binding protein, translating into MATEDAVREALATVNDPEINRPITELGMVKSVEIGEDGAVAVTVYLTVSGCPMRDTITQRVTEAVSRVEGVTGVDVTLDVMSDEQRKELAAALRGGQAEREVPFAKPGNLTRVYAVASGKGGVGKSSVTVNLAAAMAADGLKVGVVDADIYGHSVPRMLGAEGRPTQVENMIMPPSANGVKVISIGMFTPGNAPVVWRGPMLHRALQQFLADVYWGDLDVLLLDLPPGTGDIAISVAQLVPNAEILVVTTPQQAAAEVAERAGSIAVQTHQKIVGVVENMSGLPCPHCGEMVDVFGTGGGQLVADGLTRTTGANVPVLGSIPIDVRLREGGDEGRPVVLTDPDSPAGNALRSIAGKLGGRQRGLSGMSLGLTPRNKF; encoded by the coding sequence ATGGCTACGGAAGACGCGGTGCGCGAGGCACTGGCGACGGTGAACGACCCCGAGATCAACCGCCCCATCACCGAACTGGGGATGGTCAAATCGGTGGAGATCGGGGAGGACGGCGCGGTCGCGGTCACCGTGTACCTGACGGTCTCCGGCTGCCCCATGCGCGACACCATCACCCAGCGGGTCACCGAGGCGGTCTCCCGCGTCGAGGGCGTCACCGGGGTGGACGTCACGCTCGACGTGATGAGTGACGAGCAGCGCAAGGAACTGGCGGCGGCCCTGCGCGGCGGCCAGGCCGAGCGCGAGGTCCCGTTCGCCAAGCCGGGCAACCTCACCCGGGTCTACGCGGTCGCCTCCGGCAAGGGCGGCGTCGGCAAGTCCTCGGTCACGGTGAACCTCGCGGCGGCGATGGCGGCCGACGGCCTCAAGGTGGGCGTCGTGGACGCCGACATCTACGGCCACTCGGTGCCCCGCATGCTGGGCGCGGAGGGGCGTCCCACCCAGGTCGAGAACATGATCATGCCGCCGTCGGCGAACGGCGTGAAGGTCATCTCGATCGGCATGTTCACCCCGGGCAACGCACCGGTGGTCTGGCGCGGCCCGATGCTGCACCGCGCCCTCCAGCAGTTCCTGGCCGATGTGTACTGGGGCGACCTGGACGTCCTGCTCCTGGACCTGCCGCCGGGCACCGGCGACATCGCGATCTCCGTGGCCCAGCTGGTCCCGAACGCCGAGATCCTGGTCGTCACCACCCCGCAGCAGGCGGCCGCCGAGGTGGCCGAGCGCGCGGGCTCCATCGCGGTGCAGACCCATCAGAAGATCGTCGGCGTGGTCGAGAACATGTCCGGGCTGCCCTGCCCGCACTGCGGCGAGATGGTCGACGTCTTCGGCACCGGCGGCGGCCAGCTGGTCGCGGACGGCCTCACCCGTACGACGGGTGCGAACGTGCCGGTCCTCGGCTCCATCCCCATCGACGTCCGGCTGCGCGAGGGCGGCGACGAGGGCAGGCCGGTCGTCCTGACCGACCCCGACTCCCCGGCCGGCAACGCCCTGCGCTCCATCGCGGGCAAGCTGGGCGGCCGCCAGCGCGGCCTGTCGGGCATGTCGCTGGGTCTGACCCCGAGGAACAAGTTCTGA